One segment of Streptomyces sp. NBC_01463 DNA contains the following:
- a CDS encoding MoxR family ATPase, which translates to MTTYDDRASLTDLTTTAERVRRSVEGVIEGKPEVVRLSLTVLLAEGHLLIEDVPGVGKTMLAKALARSIDCSVRRIQFTPDLLPSDITGVSIFDQQRRDFEFKPGAIFAQIVIGDEINRASPKTQSALLESMEERQVTIDGHTYELPDPFMVVATQNPVEMEGTYPLPEAQRDRFMARVSIGYPSAEAELQMLDVHGGVSPLDDLQPVAHAHDIVKLIEAVRTVHVADAVRRYAVQLVGATRSHPDLRLGASPRATLHLLRAAKASAALSGRDYCLPDDVQELAVAVLAHRLLPTAQAQLNRRTAEQVVLEILQQTPVPTASGGAAAPVPQHRPGSVYGGRQQPGARRL; encoded by the coding sequence GTGACGACCTATGACGATCGAGCGAGCCTCACAGATCTGACCACCACAGCGGAGCGGGTGCGCAGGTCGGTGGAAGGTGTGATCGAGGGCAAGCCTGAGGTCGTACGCCTTTCGCTGACCGTGCTGCTCGCGGAGGGACACCTGCTGATCGAGGACGTCCCCGGAGTCGGCAAGACCATGCTGGCGAAGGCGCTGGCCCGGTCCATCGACTGTTCGGTGCGGCGCATCCAGTTCACACCGGACCTGCTGCCCTCGGACATCACCGGTGTGTCCATCTTCGATCAGCAGCGCCGCGACTTCGAGTTCAAACCGGGCGCGATCTTCGCCCAGATCGTGATCGGCGACGAGATCAACCGCGCCTCGCCCAAGACCCAGTCCGCGCTGCTGGAGTCGATGGAGGAGCGCCAGGTCACGATCGACGGGCACACCTACGAGCTGCCCGACCCGTTCATGGTCGTGGCGACGCAGAACCCGGTGGAGATGGAGGGCACGTATCCGCTGCCCGAGGCCCAGCGCGACCGGTTCATGGCCCGGGTGTCGATCGGCTATCCCAGCGCGGAGGCCGAGCTGCAGATGCTCGACGTGCACGGCGGCGTCTCGCCGCTGGACGACCTCCAGCCGGTGGCGCACGCGCACGACATCGTGAAGCTGATCGAGGCGGTCCGCACCGTCCACGTCGCCGACGCCGTCCGGCGGTACGCGGTGCAGCTCGTCGGAGCCACCCGCAGCCACCCCGACCTCCGGCTCGGCGCATCGCCGCGCGCCACGCTCCACCTGCTGCGCGCCGCCAAGGCGTCCGCCGCGCTGAGCGGCCGGGACTACTGCCTGCCGGACGATGTGCAGGAGCTGGCGGTCGCGGTGCTCGCGCACCGGCTGCTGCCCACCGCGCAGGCGCAGCTCAACCGCCGCACCGCCGAGCAGGTCGTGCTGGAGATCCTGCAGCAGACCCCGGTGCCCACGGCGTCGGGCGGCGCGGCCGCCCCGGTCCCGCAGCACCGGCCCGGCTCGGTGTACGGCGGCCGGCAGCAGCCCGGCGCACGGCGGCTCTGA
- a CDS encoding carbonic anhydrase, which yields MSTSAHTPATDQARTGGTVTDRLVESNVQYASEFSDPGMDAKPVLRVAVVACMDARLDLHKALGLALGDCHTIRNAGGVVTDDVIRSLSISQRALGTRSVILIHHTNCGMESITEEFRQELEMEVGQRPAWAVEAYSDADQDVRQSMQRVRTSPFLLHTDDVRGFVFDVTTGLLREILPVS from the coding sequence ATGTCGACTTCTGCGCACACCCCTGCCACGGACCAGGCCCGCACCGGCGGCACCGTCACCGACCGGCTCGTCGAGTCGAACGTCCAGTACGCCTCCGAGTTCAGCGACCCCGGCATGGACGCCAAGCCGGTGCTCCGCGTCGCCGTCGTCGCCTGTATGGACGCCCGCCTCGACCTCCACAAGGCGCTCGGCCTGGCGCTCGGTGACTGTCACACCATCCGCAACGCGGGCGGCGTGGTCACCGACGACGTGATCCGGTCGCTGTCGATCAGCCAGCGGGCCCTCGGCACGCGCAGCGTGATACTGATCCACCACACCAACTGCGGCATGGAGTCCATCACCGAGGAGTTCCGCCAGGAGCTGGAGATGGAGGTCGGCCAGCGGCCGGCCTGGGCGGTGGAGGCGTACAGCGACGCGGACCAGGACGTGCGTCAGTCGATGCAGCGCGTGCGCACCTCGCCGTTCCTGCTGCACACCGACGACGTGCGCGGCTTCGTCTTCGACGTGACCACCGGACTGCTGCGCGAGATCCTTCCGGTTTCCTGA
- the rsmH gene encoding 16S rRNA (cytosine(1402)-N(4))-methyltransferase RsmH gives MSQTRHVPVMLQRCLDLLAPALEAPGPQPPVVVDCTLGLGGHSEALLSAFPEARLIALDRDKEALRLSGERLAPYGDRATLVHAVYDELPEVLARLGVPKVQGVLFDLGVSSMQLDEADRGFAYAQDAPLDMRMDQTTGIGAAEVLNTYPPGELVRILRAYGEEKQAKRIVSAVVREREKEPFSNSARLVELIRDSLPQAAKRTGGNPAKRTFQALRIEVNGELTVLERAIPAAVKSLAVGGRIAVLSYHSLEDRLVKQVFAAGAANTAPPGLPVVPERYQPRLKLLTRGAELPTEEEVAENRRAAPARLRGAQRIREEER, from the coding sequence ATGAGCCAGACCCGACACGTCCCGGTGATGCTCCAGCGGTGCCTGGACCTGTTGGCCCCGGCTCTGGAAGCACCGGGCCCGCAGCCGCCCGTGGTCGTCGACTGCACCCTGGGCCTCGGCGGACACAGCGAGGCACTGCTCTCCGCGTTCCCCGAAGCCCGGCTGATCGCCCTCGACCGGGACAAGGAGGCGCTGCGCCTCTCGGGCGAACGGCTCGCCCCCTACGGCGACCGGGCGACCCTGGTGCACGCCGTCTACGACGAACTGCCCGAGGTCCTCGCCCGGCTCGGCGTCCCCAAGGTCCAGGGCGTCTTGTTCGACCTCGGCGTCTCCTCCATGCAACTGGACGAGGCCGACCGCGGATTCGCCTACGCCCAGGACGCCCCCCTCGACATGCGGATGGACCAGACGACCGGCATCGGCGCGGCCGAGGTCCTCAACACCTACCCGCCGGGCGAACTGGTCCGCATCCTGCGGGCGTACGGCGAGGAGAAGCAGGCCAAGCGGATCGTCTCCGCGGTCGTCCGCGAACGCGAGAAGGAGCCGTTCAGCAACAGTGCCCGGCTCGTCGAACTGATCCGGGACTCCCTGCCGCAGGCCGCCAAGCGCACCGGCGGCAACCCCGCCAAGCGCACCTTCCAGGCGCTGCGCATCGAGGTCAACGGCGAGCTCACCGTGCTGGAGCGGGCGATCCCGGCCGCGGTGAAGAGCCTCGCCGTCGGTGGCCGCATCGCCGTGCTGTCCTACCACTCGCTGGAGGACCGCCTGGTCAAGCAGGTGTTCGCGGCGGGTGCCGCCAACACCGCGCCGCCCGGACTGCCGGTCGTCCCCGAGCGCTACCAGCCCCGGCTGAAGCTGCTGACCCGCGGCGCGGAGCTGCCCACCGAGGAGGAGGTCGCCGAGAACCGGCGCGCCGCCCCCGCCCGGCTGCGCGGCGCCCAGCGCATCCGCGAGGAGGAGCGATGA
- a CDS encoding cell division protein FtsL — protein MPSGPSTAARTPFVLLVVLLLGSGLITLLLLNSALNEGSFRLSELRKRTTELTDDQQALQRDVDSASEPDALARRARELGMVPGGSPAFLDPDGTVRGVPSAAGAAPVTAPPPKPEAPEPPPVASPTPSGPSPSPTATATPAATGPSTPAAKPGASASGTATPKPGTSAKPRTPAVQPSTTPGR, from the coding sequence ATGCCGTCCGGGCCGAGCACCGCGGCCCGGACCCCGTTCGTCCTGCTGGTCGTCCTGCTCCTGGGCAGTGGTCTGATCACCCTGCTGCTGCTGAACTCCGCGCTCAACGAAGGATCGTTCCGGCTGAGCGAGCTGAGGAAGCGGACCACCGAACTCACCGACGACCAGCAGGCGCTCCAGCGCGACGTCGACAGCGCGTCCGAGCCCGACGCCCTGGCCCGCCGGGCACGGGAGCTGGGCATGGTCCCCGGCGGCAGCCCCGCCTTCCTCGACCCGGACGGCACGGTCCGCGGCGTGCCCTCGGCCGCCGGCGCCGCGCCGGTCACCGCGCCGCCGCCGAAGCCCGAGGCCCCCGAGCCGCCCCCGGTCGCCTCACCGACCCCGTCCGGCCCCAGCCCTTCGCCCACCGCCACCGCCACGCCCGCCGCCACCGGGCCGAGTACCCCCGCGGCGAAGCCCGGCGCGTCCGCGAGCGGAACCGCGACGCCGAAGCCGGGCACATCGGCGAAGCCGCGTACCCCGGCAGTCCAGCCCTCCACGACCCCCGGCAGGTGA
- a CDS encoding penicillin-binding protein 2: MPSQEPPRRRVPGPARPRNAGARSGRPRSAARPEPRRRPAAAPRGRTPRGRSGRPLRLGSPRPRLRLVSLALTLVMIAFVVRLLQVQAVDANAYAAKAEQNRYLSYTVAAERGQITDRGGIALATSVDAYDITADPKMFTPADSKAPDAPQQAAALLSPILGVDAAELTKKLSKPKSRYTVLARRQTPQVWKQIKDLKSVFAEKAEKDEAAGGTGANVLAGVFQESTTKRVYPNGGLAAGILGYVNAEGKGAGGLESQLDKELAGEDGTIKYAQSGGRRVPTAGTKEVPAVAGSDIELTIDRDIQWAAQKAISDQVKESKADRGYVIVQNTRTGEVLAMANAPGFDPNDLSQADAASLGNAALQDVYEPGSTSKVMSMAAVLEEGAATPGTHVTVPNRLHRGDRLFKDDVDHATWYLTLNGVLAKSSNIGTIMATGQLGKTQAAANKVLYSYLRKFGIGSPTGLGYPGETPGILAKPQDWSTSQQYTIPFGQGLSLNAMQAASIYSTIANGGVRIEPTLIRGTKGADGRFTPTEAPGQTRVVSEKTAKTLATMLESVVDDQEGTGTKAKIPGYRVAGKTGTANRVDPVRGGYHGYTASFAGFAPADNPQITVYCAIQNPTRGSHFGGQTCGPIYKQVMEFALKTLQTAPSGSKPARLPVSFKPGE; the protein is encoded by the coding sequence GTGCCTTCCCAGGAACCACCGCGCCGTCGGGTACCCGGCCCGGCACGCCCGCGCAACGCGGGGGCCCGCTCCGGCCGCCCCCGGTCCGCCGCCCGCCCCGAGCCACGGCGACGGCCCGCCGCCGCACCGCGCGGCCGGACCCCGCGCGGCCGCTCGGGCCGTCCGCTGCGCCTCGGCAGCCCCCGGCCCCGGCTGCGGCTGGTCAGCCTCGCGCTGACGCTCGTCATGATCGCGTTCGTCGTGCGGCTCCTCCAGGTCCAGGCCGTCGACGCCAACGCGTACGCGGCCAAGGCCGAACAGAACCGCTACCTCAGCTACACCGTCGCCGCCGAGCGAGGCCAGATCACCGACCGCGGCGGCATCGCGCTGGCCACCAGCGTCGACGCGTACGACATCACCGCCGACCCCAAGATGTTCACCCCGGCCGACAGCAAGGCGCCCGACGCCCCCCAGCAGGCCGCCGCGCTGCTCTCGCCCATCCTGGGGGTCGACGCGGCCGAGCTGACGAAGAAGCTGTCGAAGCCCAAGAGCCGATACACGGTCCTGGCCCGCCGCCAGACCCCGCAGGTCTGGAAGCAGATCAAGGACCTCAAGTCCGTCTTCGCCGAGAAGGCCGAGAAGGACGAGGCGGCCGGCGGCACCGGCGCCAATGTGCTGGCCGGTGTCTTCCAGGAGTCCACCACCAAGCGGGTCTACCCCAACGGCGGGCTCGCCGCCGGGATACTGGGGTACGTCAACGCCGAGGGCAAGGGCGCGGGCGGCCTCGAATCGCAGCTGGACAAGGAGCTCGCGGGCGAGGACGGCACCATCAAGTACGCCCAGTCCGGCGGCCGCCGGGTGCCCACCGCGGGCACCAAGGAGGTTCCGGCCGTCGCCGGCTCCGACATCGAGCTGACCATCGACCGCGACATCCAGTGGGCGGCCCAGAAGGCCATCTCCGACCAGGTGAAGGAGTCCAAGGCCGACCGCGGCTACGTCATCGTGCAGAACACCCGCACCGGCGAGGTCCTCGCCATGGCGAACGCCCCGGGCTTCGACCCCAACGACCTCTCGCAGGCCGACGCCGCCTCGCTCGGCAACGCGGCCCTCCAGGACGTCTACGAGCCCGGCTCCACCAGCAAGGTCATGTCCATGGCCGCCGTGCTGGAGGAGGGCGCCGCCACCCCCGGGACCCATGTCACCGTGCCCAACCGGCTGCACCGCGGCGACCGGCTCTTCAAGGACGACGTCGACCACGCCACCTGGTACCTCACGCTCAACGGCGTACTCGCCAAGTCCAGCAACATCGGCACCATCATGGCCACCGGCCAGCTGGGGAAGACCCAGGCCGCGGCCAACAAGGTGCTCTACTCCTACCTGCGCAAGTTCGGCATCGGCTCACCGACCGGACTCGGCTACCCGGGTGAGACCCCCGGCATCCTCGCCAAGCCGCAGGACTGGTCGACCTCGCAGCAGTACACGATCCCCTTCGGGCAGGGCCTCTCGCTCAACGCGATGCAGGCCGCCTCGATCTACTCGACGATCGCCAACGGCGGAGTCCGGATCGAACCGACGCTCATCCGCGGCACCAAGGGCGCCGACGGACGCTTCACCCCCACCGAAGCCCCCGGCCAGACCCGGGTGGTCAGCGAGAAGACCGCAAAGACGCTCGCCACCATGCTGGAGTCGGTGGTCGACGACCAGGAGGGCACCGGAACGAAGGCCAAGATCCCCGGCTACCGGGTCGCGGGCAAGACGGGTACGGCCAACCGAGTCGATCCGGTACGCGGCGGCTACCACGGCTACACCGCCTCCTTCGCCGGTTTCGCCCCCGCCGACAACCCCCAGATCACCGTCTACTGCGCCATCCAGAACCCCACCAGGGGCAGCCACTTCGGCGGCCAGACCTGCGGTCCCATCTACAAGCAGGTCATGGAGTTCGCGCTGAAGACGCTGCAGACCGCACCCTCCGGCAGTAAGCCGGCCCGGCTGCCGGTGTCCTTCAAACCCGGCGAGTGA